In Methanocella paludicola SANAE, the sequence CCGGCCCCTGGGCGATCTCCTGGTGCGCCTCGGCGATGTCGAAGGGCGACTTCCGGGCCTTAATGGGGAGTATGATGAAGATGGCCAGCAGCGCCAGCGGCAGCGTGTAGAGCAGCGGCTGGGCGGCGCTATATATGGACTCGATCTCGAAGCTCCCGGTGACCAGGCGGATCAGGAATACCGCGAACAGCAGTATCGGCTCGTAGGTCAGCATCTGCATTAATTCACGGGTCGCCCCCACGTTACCGAACTGGGAGCGCGTGCTGTAGCCCGCCAGCACCAGGAAGATGAAGGACAGGCCGAAGATGAACGTCGTGATCAATAGATCGTACTGGAACAGCAGGAGCGCCAGGCTCAGGATGACCGTGAGCAGGTACGCCGCGCCGAAGACCAGGTACGTCTTGTTGACGATCTTGTCCTCCTTGCCGAAGAGCTTGAACGTGTCGTAGAACGGCTGCACGATCGGCGGGCCCGACCGGTTCTGTATCCGGGCCGTGACCTTACGGTCTATGCCGATCAGCAGGCCGCCGATGATCGGGGACAGGATGAGCAGCAAGAGCGGCACGCCGTATGTGATGAGTATGTTATCCGCCATTCTAGATCACCGCCGCGATGAATAATGCCACGAGCAGCAGCACGCCGACGGGGTCGAGGTATTTCAGGACCACGCTCTCGCCGATAATGCTCTGGAAGTAGCCTCCGCCGATCTCGGGCTCCTCGCCGGTGCCGCAGGCATAGGTGTGCGTGACCGCCGTCTTGGGCACTCTGATGGCCACCAGCGGTACTAGCAGGATGATCAGGAAGAGGATCAAGAAGCCCAGCGGCGAGAACCCGCCGATGGCGCTCTGGATACTCCATCCGATCTCGATCGGCCCGCTGCCATAGACGGACGGCAGGGTGATCAGGCTGCTGAAGAATAAGGTGGAGAGCGCCACGGTCACGAACACGCCCAGCACCAGTACGATGAGCGGCAGCTCCATGAACCAGTCGTGGTGCTCCTTCTTCGGCGCCTCGAACGGCTTCGTGGCCAGCAACTTGCCGGCCCAGCGGGCGTAGTAGAACACCGAGAATATGCTGCCGAAGATGATGAAGAATATGTCCAGCAGCGACAGGCTGATCGTGGTGAAGGTGGACACGGACTGGAAGGCCAGCCACTTGCCCACGAACACGCCGAACGGGGGCGCCATCAGC encodes:
- a CDS encoding respiratory chain complex I subunit 1 family protein; protein product: MADNILITYGVPLLLLILSPIIGGLLIGIDRKVTARIQNRSGPPIVQPFYDTFKLFGKEDKIVNKTYLVFGAAYLLTVILSLALLLFQYDLLITTFIFGLSFIFLVLAGYSTRSQFGNVGATRELMQMLTYEPILLFAVFLIRLVTGSFEIESIYSAAQPLLYTLPLALLAIFIILPIKARKSPFDIAEAHQEIAQGPETEYSGKYLGLLLTAHFFEMFFILWFVSLFFVKDVALGGLVIPGVIMQVLMMLVAYVFLIVVDNATARLRVDQMLKQVFIVGMVLLIINLIYIIVTGRWIA